In Canis lupus dingo isolate Sandy chromosome 1, ASM325472v2, whole genome shotgun sequence, a single genomic region encodes these proteins:
- the LOC112645553 gene encoding 60S ribosomal protein L37a-like — protein sequence MAKCIKNVGIIGKYGTRYGASLRKMVRKIEISQHAKDTCSFWGKIEMKTWHCGSCMKTVAGGAWACDTTTAFTLKSAIRRRLKELKDQ from the coding sequence ATGGCTAAATGCATCAAGAATGTTGGCATCATTGGTAAATATGGGACCCGTTACGGTGCCTCCCTCAGGAAAATGGTGAGGAAGATTGAAATAAGCCAGCATGCCAAGGATACTTGCTCCTTCTGGGGCAAAATTGAGATGAAAACATGGCATTGTGGTTCCTGCATGAAAACAGTAGCAGGTGGTGCCTGGGCCTGTGACACCACTACTGCCTTCACCCTCAAGTCAGCCATCAGAAGGAGACTGAAGGAATTGAAAGACCAGTAG